CAACTCCTGCCAGGCTCAGCAAAGGTTGACTACGCACGTTGATGTTTAGGCGCCGGAATTCACAGTCGGAGATCAGGTGATGTTAATGCTGGTGCACGCCGAGTCGGCTGGCCACCCCTTATTAACACGTCAGGCCGCAATTGGTAGGAAGTGCCCAAACGACTTCACTGCTGAAGTCGGTGGGCGATGATGAACGTGGCTTCCCTGGCCAGCTAATTTGCCTTTACTTGAGCACTCGATCCATCCGCTGTTTCCAGTCTTCAAGATACTTGCGGCGCCAGTCGCTGACGGTTTTGGCACCGGCTCGATGATTGATGGACAAGCTTTGATCAGGGTTATCGGTCCAAAAGTGTTTGCCATGATCAGTCTTCACGAACGCTCCGCCCCAATGTGGCGACGTAGGGTCGTCGGCGTTGCCGTGAAGCAGGTACAGCAGTGATGGCGTATCCCCCATCTTAATGTCGCGTTTCTTCTTGAAAAACAGATCGCCCAGCGATCCATGCCCTTTCACGTTTTGCTGGACAAAACTGTTGTTGCCCCACTCACCGTCTTGCGTTCCGCCCATGTACATGCCTCGAAACGTGGTGTTGTTCTCAATCCACCACAAATCAGAATGATTGTTGAACAGATAGTCGCGAGCTGCAGTGTCATGTTTGGTATTCCATGAGCCGATCGAATACACACGGACCTTGTCCTTTATCGAAGGATCGTTGTGGACTGCCTGAGCCACGTCAGTGATGCTTCCCCAAACAAGAATCCACAGCGGCCGTTTATCAACCACTTTCGCTCGCTGGACAATCCAACGCGAACCGTCCGTTGGCTCGCCCCAACCGTTCTGTGGTGCCTTGTCGACAGCGCCCTGCTTCGTGGCATTCCGTAACAGTTCCGGCGCGGGGTAATCTTTCGAATGGCGTTTCAGTTGCGCGTAGTCGCTGGCGTAGGCATCGATCACTTCCAGAATATCGCTCGCACGCCCTGCGTTGGGCGGCGATGAAATCAAGCCTTCCACTTCAACAACGTCGGCGTACAGCAGCAGGTGTACCAGCGATTGAAAGTCGTCCGGATCTGATCCGCCGATGTCCGTTGACACAATCACGCGTGGTTTGTCGCCATTCCGCACGCTGTCGGGGGCCGCAGAGGTTGCCATTGCACAGACGCTACAGAGCAACGCAAAGGTCGCCGCGCATTGCAGGAAGCTTCTTCGATTGGGCTGAGTCATGGCGCGTCTTTATTTGGTGGGTTCGAAAATGATCCGACGGTATGCGGATAAGTTGTGCGTGCCATTGTCTGTGACTTCGCAAATGACATGGAACGTCTTGCCTGCCGAATCGGATGGAACGTCAATACTGGCGATGGCCGATTTGCTGTTTGAAATTTTGACATCCTGCTTCAACGTGCCAGCCGCCGACAACACCCACCAGTGAAACGTGAGCTGATCGCCATCAGGGTCGGACGAATTTGACGCGTCGAGTATAACCTGAGAACCCTGCTGGGGTTTCCTGGTCAGGATGTCCAGCGTCCTGTCTTCATCAATGGCAACAACCGGATTTCGGTTTCCGATTCCCTTTTTGGCCCAATCCATTCGCGCGGCGAAGTTGTTGAATGTGGCCGGGTAAAAGTGATTCTCCAACGCGTTGCACGCCGCCTTGCTCTCGCCCGCATGGTTGGTGAAGCAACGGGTCTCATTATCTGCGGCGACGCCCCATGCAGCATGGCCGCCCCAGCCACCGTGTGTCGGAATATCTGGGTCGTTTAATCCGTTGGGGATCAGATGTAGAAAGGCGGGTGTGTCACCTTCGACGCCGTATTTGTATTTCGGATAGACCGCGCCAAGGTTGCCATGACCTTGAATGTGAGTTTCATATTCAGGCCAGTTCCTTTTGCCGGTGCCGTTCTGAAATTTCCATGCGCATTCGTCCCAGATGAAGAAGAGATCTTTTTCGAATTCGCGGCGTAACCACTGATGCGAACTGTCCGTAAACGGAGTTCTTTGATCGCGGTCCTGATCCGTGATCGTGTACACGCGGAGTTTGTTCAGGAACTTCTTCAATTCCGCCGCGCTGCGATTCTGCTGAATTTTCCAGACCGCTTGAGCCAGCGGATTACCTCCGCCCCAGACCGTGATCCATAACGGGCGATCGTCGTCTTCGGCCGCCAACTTGATGATCAAATCGCTGCCGGGCGAATCGTTGCCTTTGCCCACATGTTCTGCACCTCGCTTCTTACTGCCAAATACAGTGCGATCGCGCAGGTATTGGGGGCTTGGCCAATAGCCGATCTGCTGACGAGACTCATCCTGCAAGTGGGCCGTTTGGCCGGAACGCTTCTGCAGATTCGGCAGGTCTTTTTCGTAAGCGTTGACAGCATCGTGTATCAGGCCCATGAAGTCATCGCGAGTCTTATCCAGACTCCAGCCTGTTGTGAAAACGAGCCCCTCGATTTCCAGCAGGTCCGCGTGAACCATCAAACGCACCAATGACTCACTGTCATCGGTTTCCCATGTTGAAACGTCAGTGAGCACAACCATTCGCGGCTTGGGAGTCCCCGCAACCGACGGCACTGCAAATGCACTCGCAAGTAGAACCTTGAATGTCAGCAGTAACCATGACCTGTACATTTCGTTTGCTTCCAGAGGTTTGTCACAGGGGAAGTTTTTGCCGGCTGACGTTGGCGTCAATTCACGGCACCGTCATCACTATTTGCGCATGAAAGCATAGCAGGGTGCCATCCGCGTTACAGGATACAGTGATTTGCTTTCAGGGCGAACGATTTTAGGAAGCGGCTCGTTCAGTTGCTTCACTGCGTTCATGTTGCCGGCCAGTCCCGCCCACATTCTATACTGGGAGGTTCGATTGCCAGTTCGTGTGAGGCAGGCTCCTGCCTTCCTTCCCGTGCGATGCGGCGTTCAATTCTGCAAGGCCGGAGGGCGTCTGCCGTGCAGACACTGCACATCAACACGTCAGATCACAATCGGTGGGCTTCACTGATGCTCGCCGAACCGGGACTATCGAGCCTGGAACATCTCCGGAACGAACTATCGCCCCCGCACGTTGAGAAGACTGGTCGAAGCGCCTGATGCGGACCCGCTGGGTGGCCCGACCGACTTGTTCGGTCGGGTCGCGTAGCGACAAGATGTGATATCATACGAGTGGAATATTTCGAGGCACTCACCCCACACCTTCCGGCTGACCAGTACGGTTAAGCGGCGCGTTTACGCTACGCACAAACACATTCATTTCGTGACGTTCTCCTGCTACAAGCGGCGAAAACATTTGCAGCATGATCAGGCGAAAAGGATTGTCATTGGAACCGTGAGCAGCCGGCCGGCCTTGCAGAAAGGCCTTTGCCTTGGATTCGTCATCTGCACGATCACGTCCACGCTCTCATGTGGTTCCCCGAGCCTCTTCAAATCAGTCCGTTCATGAATAAGTGGAAGGAACTGACTTCTAAAACGTTGAAGTCGGTGTTGCGTGAGCGTTTCCCGTATTATTGGTCGCAGATCGATTCGTCCCTGCGGGTCTGGTGCAACGAGCCAACCGCTGGCCATGGAGCTCGGCCCGCTGGTATCTGGAACGTCGATCTGTTCGCTTGCCGATTCGCTGGCCGCCGGGATGGGAACATGATGACCAGTTCGCAACCGATCTGTAGTCGACGCTCACGATGATCCATCTTGTGCCTGCGGCACCCAACCGCCATGAACGGCGGTCGGGCCACCCTGCGAACGCAGAGCACCAGAACACAGATCGCTTCCCACGCACGATCAGCCCTTGCCCGATCGTTTAACCCGCAGCCGAAGGCGCAGGCGCTGCTCACGCGGTCCCGTGTGTGGCAAGGCTTCTTGAGAACGTCAGAGGTTGCAGTATCGTTGTCGTGACCGGAATCCACCAAACAACCGTCAGAGCGCCGCCTGCGCCTTCGGCTGCGGGTTAAACGCGTAACCGTTCAAACACTCGCAAAGCCAGTGGCACCCGGCAATGCATTCGCAGTGGTGCGGTCACGCTCGATTAGAAACGCAGAGGTCGCGGAGACGCAGAGGGTCGCAGAGTTGGCCAGGGGCAGCATTTCCCTCTGCGGTCCTCTGCGTCTCTGCGCACTCCGCGTTAACCTGTTCTTACCCGCGTTCCGTCGACGTTCCCGCCACGCTGCCTAATCGCTTCAGCTTGCTATCGAAGACGAATGGCCCAAACGACACGAGCGCCGGAGCGTCGCTTCGCTTGATCCGGCCTACTCAATCGCCGAAGTTTACACCTCTCCCCAGCGAAGCTGAGGGGGAGGTCGGACAAGCGAAGCAATGTCCGGGAGGGGGCCGCGCGAACGCAGAGCACCAGAACACAGATCGCTTCCCACGCACGATCAGCCCTTGCCCGATCGTTTAACCCGCAGCCGAAGGCGCAGGCGCTGCTCACGCGGTCCCGTGTGTGGCAAGGCTTCTCGAGAACAGTCAGAGTTAGCAGTATCGTTGTCGTGACCGGAATCCACCAAACAACCGTCAGAGCGTCGCCTGCGCCTTCGGCTGCGGGTTAAACGCGTAACCGTTCAAACACTGGCAAAGCCAGTGGCACCCGGCAACGCATTCGCAGTGGTGCGGTCACGCTCGATTAGAAACGCAGAGGTCGCGGAGACGCAGAGGGTCGCAGAGTTGGCCAGGGGCAGCATTTCCCTCTGCGGTCCTCTGCGTCTCTGCGCACTCCGCGTTAAACTGTTCTTACCCGCGTTCCGTCGACGTTCCCGCCACGCTGCCTAATCGCTTCAGCTTGCTATCGAAGACGAATGGCCCAAACGACACGAGCGCCGGAGCGTCGCTTCGCTTGATCCGGCCTACTCAATCGCCGAAGTTTACACCTCTCCCCAGCGAAGCTGAGGGGGAGGTCGGACAAGCGAAGCAATGTCCGGGAGGGGGCCGCGCGAACGCAGAGCACCAGAACACAGATCGCTTCCCACGCACGATCAGCCCTTGCCCGATCGTTTAACCCGCAGCCGAAGGCGCAGGCGCTGCTCACGCGGTCCCGTGTGTGGCAAGGCTTCTCGAGAACAGTCAGAGTTAGCAGTATCGTTGTCGTGACCGGAATCCACCAAACAACCGTCAGAGCGTCGCCTGCGCCTTCGGCTGCGGGTTAAACTCGAAACCGTTCACACACTGGCAAAGCCAGTGGCACCCGCCGACGCATTCGCAGTGGTGCGGTCACGCTCGAATTGAAACGCAGAGGTCGCGGAGTCGCAGAGGGGCGCAGAGTTGGCCAGGGGCAGCATTTCTCTCTGCGGTCCTCTGCGTCTCTGCGCACTCCGCGTTAAACCATTCTTAGCCGCTGGGTGGTCCGACCGACTTGTTCGGTCGGGTCGCGTAGCGACAAGATGTGAGATCATACGAGTGGAATATTTCGAGGCACTCAACCCACACCTTCCGGCTGACCAGTATGGTTAGGCGGCGCGTTTACGATACGCACATACACATTAATTTCGTGACGTTCCCCTGTGACACGCGGCGGAAATATTTGCAGCATGATCAGGCGAAGAGGATTGTCATTGGAACCATGGGCAGCCGACTGGCCGTGCAGAAAGGTCTGTGCCCTGGATTTGTCATCATGCACGCTCTCGTCCACGCTCTCGTGTGGTTTCCCGAGCCTCTTCAAATCAGTCCGTTCAGAATAAGTGGAAGGAACTGACGTCCAAAACATTGAAGTCCGTGCTGCGTGAGCGTTTCCCCAATTATTGGTCGCAGATCGATTCGTCCGAGCCGATCTGGCAGTCACGTTACTACGGCGTCAACATTTGGTCACGCTCGAAGGTGGAGGAGAAACTGGATTACATGCACCTGAATCCCGTCCGGGCGGGTCTGGTGCAACGAGCCAACCACTGGCCATGGAGCTCGGCCCGGTGGTATCTGGAACGTCGATCTGTTGGCTTGCCGATTCGCTGGCCGCCGGGATTGGAACATGATGACCAGTTCGCAACCGATCTGTAGTCGACGCTCACGATGATCCATCTTGTGCCTGCGGCACCCAACCGCCATGAACGGCGGTCGGGCCACCCTGCGAAGTACGATTTCCAGGGAACTGAGGCGGAACACTTACTACAAACAACTCAACGCGCAATTCTCCGATTCCGGAGTCTACCAATCATGGGCTACCGCAACCGCAGGTCGCTTCGATCCATGTTAAGTGCGCACTGACACGGTGCTTCTTCCCTCATTTCTTTGGAGGGCGATGGGTTACCTGAGCCCTGCCACCTTGATATCGAATCGTGACTCCTGCTTGGGGCGGCGGCTCAAGTTCCGGCAACCATCTAGCAAATGTTCCATACGGATCGACACCCTCACGCCCGGGATGGGAACGCCGACCGCTCCGGTCGTCCCAAATAAGCCAAGCCTTGCTAGTGGAGTCCCAAAACTCATCAGCTGAAATATCGAACCCTATTCGATCAAAGTACCGCTGAATTAGATCCTGATTCAACCGGTCTGCTATTCGTCGCTTTCGATAGTTGCTCGGCTCCTCAAATGATTGAATCTCGCCACCAACAAAGAAACCCCATTTCCCATTATCCTCCTGACCGATCGCGACATTCCTTTTTGTCTTGCCAAAGTCGTCATAGTAGTCGAAATAAAATGTTGGAGGGTCAAGGTCGCGGTGAAACGCAGCGAATGCAACACGACCTTCGAAATGCGTGGCAATATACCCAACATATGGTTGGTCACTGCGCGCAACGTTAGACATCATGACAGTGCAACCGGGACGAGTTGTGGGTTCCCAGAACAAGAATTGTGATGAGCGCCAACTTGGATGGGGCGGACGTTTAGGATGCATGACATAGGAATAACGAATATCAAACTCTACCTGAGTTCGGTGAACGCTAAGCGACGCCGACAGGAGTAGATCTACAGTAATCTGAGAGATCGACGATGGAGGCCCATCGAACACTGCGAAATACAGTTCGTCATATGATAAGAATGGGTTCATAACACTTTCGGTCTTCATCTTTCGGCCACAGACACTGCTCTGATTCTGATCCATTGACGAAATCGCTGGGTGGCCCGACCGACGTGTTCGGTCGGGTCGCGTAGCGACAAGATGTGATATCATACGAGTGGAATTCTTCGAGGCACTCACCCCACACCTTCTGGCTGACCAGTCTCGAAATGCAACAGGGGCTG
This DNA window, taken from Fuerstiella marisgermanici, encodes the following:
- a CDS encoding DUF1593 domain-containing protein, whose product is MATSAAPDSVRNGDKPRVIVSTDIGGSDPDDFQSLVHLLLYADVVEVEGLISSPPNAGRASDILEVIDAYASDYAQLKRHSKDYPAPELLRNATKQGAVDKAPQNGWGEPTDGSRWIVQRAKVVDKRPLWILVWGSITDVAQAVHNDPSIKDKVRVYSIGSWNTKHDTAARDYLFNNHSDLWWIENNTTFRGMYMGGTQDGEWGNNSFVQQNVKGHGSLGDLFFKKKRDIKMGDTPSLLYLLHGNADDPTSPHWGGAFVKTDHGKHFWTDNPDQSLSINHRAGAKTVSDWRRKYLEDWKQRMDRVLK
- a CDS encoding DUF1593 domain-containing protein, which gives rise to MYRSWLLLTFKVLLASAFAVPSVAGTPKPRMVVLTDVSTWETDDSESLVRLMVHADLLEIEGLVFTTGWSLDKTRDDFMGLIHDAVNAYEKDLPNLQKRSGQTAHLQDESRQQIGYWPSPQYLRDRTVFGSKKRGAEHVGKGNDSPGSDLIIKLAAEDDDRPLWITVWGGGNPLAQAVWKIQQNRSAAELKKFLNKLRVYTITDQDRDQRTPFTDSSHQWLRREFEKDLFFIWDECAWKFQNGTGKRNWPEYETHIQGHGNLGAVYPKYKYGVEGDTPAFLHLIPNGLNDPDIPTHGGWGGHAAWGVAADNETRCFTNHAGESKAACNALENHFYPATFNNFAARMDWAKKGIGNRNPVVAIDEDRTLDILTRKPQQGSQVILDASNSSDPDGDQLTFHWWVLSAAGTLKQDVKISNSKSAIASIDVPSDSAGKTFHVICEVTDNGTHNLSAYRRIIFEPTK